Proteins encoded together in one Acanthopagrus latus isolate v.2019 chromosome 19, fAcaLat1.1, whole genome shotgun sequence window:
- the LOC119008971 gene encoding dermatan-sulfate epimerase-like protein, whose protein sequence is MPGNMAAGWVACCVFFLPLLAVGNAFSGVFNTTDRDIFTDDLLQVKLTQARATEQWKLQSAASHPNLYFNQVDVLHLRQRSSTTHSHIFKVIRAAALTMLSNVPFYMPPAKHAEFTSKWNEIYGNNLPPLALYCLLCPEDSAALQFLIRFMDRMAEYPDWKVTSAPNDEVPTAHSLTGFATAYDFIYNYLDEQRREVYLKKIHSETEELYELSKYRGWGKQYLQNHQTTNILAMLTGALVVGSHNHPESMIWKQVAVNYMEKTMFLLSHVVDGSLDEGVAYGSYTAKSITQYVFLAQRHFNIDNVQNNWLREHFSFYYATLLPGFQRTVGIADSNYNWFYGPESQLVFLDTFVMRNGTGNWLAQQIRKHRPKDGPMGQSSAQRWATLHTEYIWYNHHLTPQPPADFGKAKMHIFSNWGVVTYGAGLPNGQGNTFVSFKSGKLGGRAVYDIVHDKPYSWVDGWNSFNPGHEHPDQNSFTFAPNGQVFVSEALYGPKHSYLNNVLVFSPSPTSQCNSPWEGQLGECAKWLRWTDEGVGDARGEVIVASSHRDTMFVSGEAVAAYSPAMKLKSVFRALVLLNSQTLLVLDHVEKWADSPVTSLSAFFHNLDIDFKYVPFKFMDKYNGAMMDVWDAHYKMFWFDSQGHSPDTRIQEAEQAAEFKKRWTQYVNVTFPMTGTVSRVAYVLHGPYVKVSSCRFIDNSKNGVRLSLTINNTEKIVSIVTNYVDIGARLTYLGFGGHGKVEDRYQITRYGLGTQLIPKQISSDNQLFDFGFTVNLIAGVVLCVAIGFLTMQRKFYVCFSRLMRYALLSVLILWIVELLFMSNSCDQLLCGVKWKGAGAKSEVNKQIRLYEQHHLPLPTVLIATLPGSGSELLKHLFYNSSDFVYIRVPTEHVDIPETEFEFDSLVDACEWSRSDAVHGRFKIIQGWLHSLVHNTKLHLQNIQLVEGSRVKQPQRVGPSRDRKKRSRRREPTSELKGKLRASLDRDAEYVREMRRHVAEYPNARVVLNMRSGSWALKLPFIQEVVGPSLRTIYMVRDPRAWIYLMVYNSKPSLYSLKNIPQHLSLIFKEDAVSDGCPTVAPEFKIIQRLLSRSETNPVLILAHLWLAHTAAVLRVSEGLPEESYLQVRFEDVVNSPQETAGNIHTFLGVPVSPAALNQLLFTTSTNLYNLMYEGDISPANINTWRQNMPRKDIRLIEDVCGSVMKRLGYTRSAS, encoded by the coding sequence atgcccGGCAACATGGCAGCAGGCTGGGtggcatgttgtgtgtttttcctgccgCTCCTCGCAGTGGGGAACGCCTTCTCGGGGGTCTTCAACACCACGGACAGAGACATTTTCACGGACGATCTGCTCCAGGTCAAGCTCACACAAGCCAGAGCGACCGAGCAGTGGAAGCTCCAGTCCGCCGCCTCCCATCCCAACCTATATTTTAACCAAGTCGATGTGTTGCACTTGAGGCAAAGGTCCTCCACCACCCACAGTCACATATTTAAAGTCATCCGGGCGGCGGCGCTCACCATGCTGTCCAACGTCCCCTTTTACATGCCCCCTGCGAAACATGCGGAGTTTACAAGCAAGTGGAATGAGATTTATGGGAACAACCTGCCTCCCCTGGCTCTCTACTGCCTGTTGTGCCCGGAGGACTCTGCCGCCCTGCAGTTTCTCATCAGGTTTATGGATAGGATGGCCGAATACCCGGACTGGAAAGTGACCAGTGCGCCTAACGACGAGGTCCCCACCGCAcactccctcactggcttcgCCACTGCTTATGACTTCATTTACAACTACCTGGATGAGCAGCGGAGGGAAGTTTACCTCAAGAAAATTCACTCTGAGACTGAGGAGCTGTACGAGCTCTCGAAGTACAGAGGGTGGGGGAAACAGTATCTCCAAAATCACCAAACCACCAACATTTTAGCCATGCTGACTGGTGCGTTAGTGGTCGGATCGCACAACCATCCGGAGTCGATGATCTGGAAACAGGTGGCAGTGAACTACATGGAGAAAACGATGTTTCTCCTCAGTCACGTCGTTGACGGCTCTCTGGACGAGGGGGTCGCCTACGGGAGCTACACGGCCAAGTCCATCACGCAGTACGTCTTCTTAGCTCAGCGCCACTTCAACATCGACAACGTGCAGAACAACTGGCTGCGGGAGCATTTCAGCTTTTACTACGCCACCCTGTTGCCGGGGTTTCAGAGGACCGTCGGCATCGCAGACTCCAACTACAACTGGTTCTACGGGCCGGAGAGCCAGCTCGTCTTCCTCGACACCTTCGTGATGAGGAACGGGACGGGTAACTGGCTGGCTCAACAGATCAGAAAGCACCGGCCCAAAGATGGCCCCATGGGGCAGTCGTCGGCGCAGCGCTGGGCTACACTTCACACAGAATACATCTGGTACAACCACCACCTCACCCCGCAGCCTCCAGCCGACTTTGGCAAAGCTAAGATGCACATTTTCTCTAACTGGGGTGTGGTTACCTACGGAGCGGGGCTTCCCAACGGTCAAGGTAACACTTTTGTCTCCTTTAAGTCCGGCAAGCTGGGTGGCCGTGCCGTCTACGACATCGTCCACGACAAGCCTTACTCCTGGGTGGACGGCTGGAACAGCTTCAACCCGGGTCACGAGCACCCTGATCAGAACTCTTTCACATTTGCCCCTAATGGgcaagtgtttgtgtctgaagcACTGTATGGCCCAAAGCACAGCTATCTCAACAATGTTCTGGTGTTCAGTCCGTCTCCAACAAGTCAGTGTAACAGTCCGTGGGAGGGTCAGCTGGGGGAGTGCGCTAAGTGGCTGCGCTGGACCGACGAGGGCGTGGGTGATGCCAGAGGGGAGGTGATCGTCGCCTCCTCGCACAGAGACACCATGTTCGTGAGCGGTGAAGCGGTAGCAGCTTACTCTCCCGCCATGAAACTGAAGAGTGTGTTCAGAGCCTTAGTTCTGCTGAACTCTCAGACTCTGCTGGTGCTCGACCATGTGGAGAAGTGGGCTGATTCCCCCGTGACGTCCCTCAGCGCCTTTTTCCACAATCTCGACATTGACTTTAAATACGTCCCTTTCAAATTCATGGACAAATACAACGGCGCCATGATGGATGTGTGGGACGCTCATTACAAAATGTTCTGGTTCGACAGCCAGGGTCACAGCCCCGATACCAGGATACAGGAGGCAGAGCAGGCAGCCGAGTTTAAAAAGAGGTGGACTCAGTATGTCAATGTCACTTTTCCGATGACAGGCACAGTCAGCAGAGTAGCTTATGTGTTACACGGGCCGTATGTCAAAGTCTCCAGCTGTAGATTTATAGATAATAGCAAAAATGGTGTCAGACTCTCTCTCACCATAAATAACACGGAGAAGATCGTCTCCATTGTGACAAACTATGTAGACATTGGAGCAAGGTTGACTTATTTAGGATTTGGAGGTCACGGTAAAGTTGAGGACAGATATCAAATCACTCGATATGGCCTTGGGACGCAACTCATCCCCAAACAAATCAGCAGCGATAATCAGCTGTTCGACTTTGGCTTCACGGTCAACTTGATAGCGGGGGTTGTTCTCTGTGTGGCCATAGGATTTTTGACCATGCAGAGAaagttttatgtgtgtttcagcaggCTTATGCGTTACGCCCTCCTCTCCGTGCTCATCCTGTGGATCGTGGAGCTGCTGTTTATGTCTAACAGCTGCGATCAGCTTCTCTGCGGGGTAAAATGGAAAGGTGCGGGTGCCAAAAgtgaagtaaacaaacaaatcagactGTACGAGCAGCACCATCTCCCCCTGCCCACCGTCCTCATAGCAACCCTTCCCGGATCGGGATCGGAGCTACTCAAGCACCTTTTCTACAACAGCTCGGACTTTGTTTACATAAGAGTCCCCACCGAGCATGTGGACATTCCCGAGACCGAGTTCGAGTTTGACTCTCTGGTCGACGCCTGTGAGTGGTCAAGGTCGGACGCCGTGCACGGACGGTTTAAGATTATTCAGGGCTGGCTGCATTCGCTGGTCCACAACACAAAGCTGCACTTGCAAAATATTCAGCTGGTGGAGGGCAGCAGGGTCAAACAGCCCCAGAGAGTCGGCCCCTCCagggacagaaagaaaagatccAGGCGGAGAGAGCCGACGTCTGAGCTGAAGGGCAAACTGAGAGCCAGTCTGGACAGAGACGCTGAATATGTTAGGGAGATGAGACGCCATGTCGCGGAGTACCCTAACGCCCGGGTGGTCCTCAACATGCGCAGCGGAAGCTGGGCGCTCAAACTGCCTTTCATTCAGGAGGTTGTGGGACCTTCCCTCAGGACAATCTACATGGTGAGAGACCCTCGAGCGTGGATTTATCTCATGGTTTATAACAGCAAACCCAGCCTTTATTCCCTTAAGAACATCCCGCAGCACCTTTCCTTGATATTCAAGGAGGATGCTGTCAGCGATGGCTGCCCAACTGTGGCACCTGAGTTCAAGATAATCCAGAGGCTTCTCTCCCGTTCAGAGACAAACCCCGTCCTGATACTGGCTCATCTGTGGCTGGCTCACACCGCAGCAGTGCTGAGGGTCAGCGAGGGCCTCCCCGAGGAGTCCTACCTCCAAGTGAGGTTTGAGGACGTGGTCAACTCCCCGCAGGAGACGGCGGGGAACATCCACACGTTTCTGGGGGTGCCCGTGTCACCCGCAGCCCTCAACCAACTATTATTCACCACCTCCACGAACCTGTACAATCTAATGTATGAAGGAGACATTTCACCAGCTAACATTAACACGTGGAGGCAAAATATGCCTCGAAAGGACATCAGACTGATCGAGGATGTCTGTGGGAGTGTGATGAAGAGGCTGGGTTACACCCGGTCTGCAAGTTAA